The Leguminivora glycinivorella isolate SPB_JAAS2020 chromosome 17, LegGlyc_1.1, whole genome shotgun sequence genome has a window encoding:
- the LOC125235144 gene encoding D site-binding protein-like — MALLWTPYADEALDLSKAAVKTEPVAPSPPLLPYMPTTTSPVPFYPAMYHGYPQVPPVSPMYHGYPVPEMSPSSSSGHDEAMLSGNRMATLSPPDSPEANHDHQSLARLSNHVDMEFLTDDPNYQAFERDALRAMAEKNGGTLLGNNPRMRRSVRSTKETVDDSYRQQRERNNFAAKQSRDRRKLREVRLALKVTYLEKEAAKLKAMLASGLCVRCNSFRE, encoded by the coding sequence ATGGCGTTACTGTGGACCCCGTACGCTGACGAAGCTCTGGACTTGAGTAAAGCCGCCGTGAAGACGGAGCCGGTGGCACCGAGCCCGCCCTTGCTCCCTTACATGCCCACCACGACCAGCCCGGTGCCGTTCTACCCTGCCATGTACCATGGTTACCCGCAAGTGCCTCCTGTCAGCCCAATGTACCATGGATACCCAGTTCCTGAGATGTCTCCGAGCAGCAGCTCAGGACACGACGAAGCTATGCTATCAGGCAATCGGATGGCAACATTATCACCACCAGACTCACCTGAAGCTAACCACGATCATCAAAGCCTCGCCAGGCTGTCAAACCACGTCGATATGGAGTTCCTGACTGATGACCCCAACTATCAAGCTTTTGAGCGTGACGCTTTAAGAGCCATGGCTGAGAAGAACGGAGGAACTTTATTAGGAAACAATCCTCGTATGCGCCGCTCCGTCCGCTCCACAAAGGAAACTGTGGATGACTCTTACAGACAGCAGAGGGAGAGGAACAACTTCGCTGCGAAGCAGAGCAGAGACCGCAGGAAGCTGAGAGAAGTGAGGCTCGCCCTTAAAGTGACTTACCTTGAAAAGGAAGCAGCAAAGCTTAAGGCAATGCTTGCTTCGGGACTTTGTGTTAGATGTAATTCTTTCCGCGAATAA